A window of the Streptomyces griseochromogenes genome harbors these coding sequences:
- a CDS encoding helix-hairpin-helix domain-containing protein has translation MSTEPETTQEAGPEVPEVPEAEGQETAPEDGRAAQGGEPGGDAEGAEGAEGEGASRLSEAEAELAAQRVERERIERRKAERQAPIDSGAGLSGKAADLLAAVRAVESGEKPAATVFAGPAPAPRRPAPEPVRRPQPAPAATAPGAPAPEVVEAVRRVLDEGGAPETLAPQTAAALGEGADTVLREDPWQLLRVTGVRPEQADGFARTLLGEACGPDDERRARAVTGWLLEQAALAGHTALELPALIAALAQRGVPDPDAAVQSALAEGEALAFQDALEEPGAPAPRDGDGERDDEAEEPERPVRVLVGLERYALAEESLADGLARLVNSLAKEAAEPWETAAAGAPGGAAELARALAGHGLVLHTGGEAARAEPAALLGAARAAGLRAFAVCHSGDGRGRLTALLGEDAEEGAVGTVAGLLSGAEGPGRDADGALDLDLLIVLDAPQLDVESAAMLVESLPDGARLVLSGDPAVLWSAGPGRVFADLLAARACPQIASRLPDPGPLGELVSGIGIGELNQVEAPGKEIVIVPVRDAAEAVHRTVQLVADSVPRAIGVPPEQTVVITPGHGGAAGTRALNTALKGRLNPGPGRFGGFDPGDRIAYSPAPGRTVPGRVVNADADGLHLECAGAAVVVPRERVEQCVRHGWALTAHQALGSRWPAAVVVLPGDAAQTLSRPWVYTAFSRAERHLSVVHGVEQALPKAVAEIPPKPRTTRLQTLLRTQVASAG, from the coding sequence GTGAGCACGGAGCCGGAGACCACGCAGGAAGCCGGGCCGGAGGTCCCGGAGGTCCCGGAGGCCGAGGGGCAGGAGACGGCGCCCGAGGACGGCCGCGCGGCACAGGGCGGCGAGCCCGGCGGCGACGCCGAAGGCGCCGAGGGTGCCGAGGGCGAAGGCGCGTCGCGGTTGTCCGAGGCGGAGGCCGAGCTGGCCGCGCAGCGGGTCGAGCGGGAGCGGATCGAGCGGCGCAAGGCCGAGCGGCAGGCGCCGATCGACAGCGGCGCCGGGCTGAGCGGCAAGGCGGCCGACCTGCTCGCCGCGGTCCGGGCGGTGGAGAGCGGCGAGAAGCCGGCCGCCACGGTCTTCGCCGGGCCCGCGCCCGCCCCGCGCCGCCCCGCCCCCGAGCCCGTACGCCGGCCGCAGCCCGCCCCGGCCGCCACCGCGCCCGGCGCCCCCGCCCCGGAGGTGGTCGAGGCCGTCCGCCGCGTGCTGGACGAGGGCGGCGCACCCGAGACCCTGGCGCCTCAGACCGCGGCGGCCCTCGGCGAGGGCGCCGACACCGTGCTCCGCGAGGACCCCTGGCAGTTGCTGCGGGTCACCGGCGTACGGCCGGAGCAGGCCGACGGGTTCGCGCGGACGCTGCTGGGCGAGGCGTGCGGTCCGGACGACGAGCGGCGCGCCCGCGCGGTGACCGGCTGGCTGCTGGAGCAGGCGGCGCTCGCCGGGCACACCGCGCTGGAACTGCCGGCGCTCATCGCGGCGCTGGCCCAGCGGGGCGTGCCCGACCCGGACGCGGCCGTGCAGAGCGCGCTCGCGGAGGGCGAGGCGCTGGCCTTCCAGGACGCCCTGGAGGAGCCGGGTGCTCCGGCACCCCGGGACGGCGACGGCGAGCGGGACGACGAGGCCGAGGAGCCGGAGCGTCCGGTGCGCGTCCTCGTCGGCCTGGAGCGGTACGCCCTCGCCGAGGAGAGCCTCGCCGACGGCCTGGCCCGCCTGGTCAACTCCCTGGCGAAGGAGGCCGCCGAGCCGTGGGAGACGGCCGCGGCCGGGGCGCCCGGCGGTGCCGCCGAGCTGGCCCGCGCTCTCGCGGGGCACGGACTGGTGCTGCACACCGGCGGCGAGGCGGCCCGCGCCGAACCGGCCGCGCTGCTCGGTGCCGCCCGGGCCGCGGGCCTGCGCGCGTTCGCCGTCTGCCACAGCGGCGACGGACGCGGTCGCCTCACCGCGCTGCTGGGCGAGGACGCCGAAGAGGGGGCCGTGGGCACGGTGGCCGGTCTGCTCTCCGGCGCCGAGGGGCCCGGCCGGGACGCGGACGGCGCCCTGGACCTCGATCTGCTGATCGTGCTGGACGCACCCCAGCTCGACGTGGAGAGCGCCGCGATGCTGGTGGAGTCGCTGCCGGACGGGGCGCGGCTGGTCCTGAGCGGCGATCCCGCGGTGCTGTGGTCGGCCGGGCCCGGGCGGGTCTTCGCCGATCTGCTCGCGGCCCGCGCCTGCCCGCAGATCGCCTCCCGCCTCCCGGACCCCGGCCCGCTCGGCGAGCTGGTCTCGGGCATCGGCATCGGCGAGCTGAACCAGGTGGAGGCACCCGGCAAGGAGATCGTCATCGTGCCGGTGCGGGACGCGGCCGAGGCGGTGCACCGGACCGTGCAGCTGGTCGCGGACTCGGTGCCGCGGGCGATCGGGGTGCCGCCCGAGCAGACCGTGGTGATCACCCCGGGCCACGGCGGTGCCGCGGGCACCCGTGCGCTCAACACCGCCCTGAAGGGACGCCTCAACCCCGGCCCCGGCCGCTTCGGCGGCTTCGACCCCGGCGACCGTATCGCCTACTCCCCCGCACCGGGCCGTACGGTGCCCGGCCGGGTGGTGAACGCCGACGCCGACGGGCTGCACCTGGAGTGTGCGGGCGCCGCCGTCGTCGTACCGCGGGAGCGGGTGGAGCAGTGCGTACGGCACGGCTGGGCGCTGACCGCGCACCAGGCGCTGGGCAGCCGCTGGCCGGCCGCGGTGGTGGTACTCCCCGGGGACGCCGCCCAGACACTCAGCAGGCCGTGGGTGTACACGGCGTTCAGCCGGGCGGAGCGCCACCTGTCGGTCGTGCACGGTGTGGAACAGGCCCTGCCGAAGGCGGTGGCGGAGATCCCGCCCAAGCCCCGTACGACCCGCCTGCAGACGCTGCTGCGCACCCAGGTCGCATCGGCGGGCTGA
- a CDS encoding DUF5703 family protein yields MPEYEFVDVYVPRGVSRKEATRLLTDHAEYGHWELDRLSLLRDGSRRVRLRRRIIRQVRATW; encoded by the coding sequence ATGCCGGAATACGAATTTGTCGACGTGTATGTACCGCGCGGGGTGTCCCGCAAGGAGGCCACACGTCTACTGACGGACCATGCCGAGTACGGACACTGGGAGTTGGACCGACTGAGCCTGCTGCGCGACGGCAGCCGCAGGGTGCGGTTGCGCCGACGGATCATCCGTCAGGTGCGGGCCACGTGGTGA
- a CDS encoding chaplin family protein: MRQGTRKGLMTVAAATGVIAAASGYAQADSGAIGSAIGSPGVLSGNTVQVPVHAPVNVCGNTVNVVGILNPSVGNRCANHDGGGSAGHGGQGGSGGSHAGGRTSDSPGVGSGNTVQVPIDAPVNACGNSVNVIGVGNATTDNDCSNGGGHDSRPPGGGHENPPGNPGNPGHPGQPGHPGQPGHPGQPGHPGQPGHPGQPGHPGQPGHPGTPGHPGTPGHPGTPPGKGGHTPHGPSHAQQQGGRSGLPSGPAQLAHTGSDLPLGIALPAGAGTLLAGAVLYRKARASM, translated from the coding sequence ATGCGACAGGGCACCCGCAAGGGCCTGATGACGGTGGCGGCGGCCACCGGTGTGATCGCCGCCGCGAGCGGCTACGCCCAGGCCGACTCGGGCGCGATCGGTTCCGCGATCGGCTCGCCCGGCGTACTGTCCGGCAACACGGTGCAGGTGCCGGTGCACGCTCCGGTGAACGTCTGCGGCAACACCGTGAACGTCGTCGGGATCCTCAACCCGTCGGTGGGCAACAGGTGCGCCAACCACGACGGGGGCGGTTCGGCCGGGCACGGCGGCCAGGGCGGCTCCGGCGGCTCGCACGCGGGCGGCCGCACGAGCGATTCGCCCGGCGTCGGCTCAGGCAACACCGTCCAGGTGCCGATCGACGCTCCGGTGAACGCGTGCGGCAACAGCGTGAACGTGATCGGCGTCGGCAACGCCACCACCGACAACGACTGCTCCAACGGCGGCGGTCACGACAGCCGTCCGCCGGGCGGCGGACACGAGAACCCGCCCGGGAACCCCGGCAACCCGGGGCATCCGGGCCAGCCGGGCCACCCCGGCCAGCCAGGTCACCCCGGACAGCCGGGCCACCCCGGTCAGCCGGGACATCCTGGTCAGCCGGGTCACCCCGGTCAGCCGGGGCACCCGGGTACACCGGGCCACCCGGGAACGCCGGGTCACCCGGGCACTCCGCCCGGCAAGGGGGGACACACGCCTCACGGCCCGTCTCATGCCCAGCAGCAGGGCGGCCGCTCCGGCCTGCCTTCGGGCCCCGCCCAGCTCGCCCACACCGGCAGTGACCTGCCGCTGGGCATCGCGCTGCCGGCGGGAGCGGGCACGCTGCTCGCGGGTGCGGTGCTGTACCGCAAGGCCCGGGCCTCGATGTAG
- the chpH gene encoding chaplin ChpH, whose protein sequence is MIKKIVAAAVATGGLVLAGAGMAAADSGAQGAALHSPGVLSGNVVQAPVHVPVNVCGNTISVVGILNPAFGNVCFNK, encoded by the coding sequence ATGATCAAGAAGATCGTCGCTGCCGCTGTTGCCACCGGTGGTCTGGTTCTCGCCGGCGCGGGCATGGCCGCCGCCGACTCCGGTGCCCAGGGTGCCGCCCTGCACTCCCCGGGTGTCCTTTCGGGCAATGTCGTCCAGGCGCCCGTGCACGTCCCGGTGAACGTCTGCGGCAACACGATCAGCGTGGTCGGGATCCTGAACCCCGCCTTCGGCAACGTCTGCTTCAACAAGTGA
- a CDS encoding M20/M25/M40 family metallo-hydrolase, whose amino-acid sequence MSETDTAKGVTGEDEVVDLCRELIRFDTSNYGDHSGPGERKAAEYVAEKLAEVGLEPKIFESHPGRASTVARIEGEDPSRPALLIHGHLDVVPANADDWTHHPFSGEIADGCVWGRGAVDMKDMDAMTLAVVRDRLRSGRRPPRDIVVAFLADEEAGGTYGARHLVDHHPDLFEGVTEAISEVGGFSFTVNEQRRLYLIETAQKGMHWMKLTVAGTAGHGSMIHRDNAITELSEAVARVGRHRFPVRVTKTTRAFLDELGDALGTELDPEDMEATLAKLGGIAKLIGASLSNTANPTQLNAGYKVNVIPGEATAHIDGRFLPGHEEEFLADLDRLLGPNIRREDVHADKAIETTFDGALVEAMQSSLLAEDPTAKAIPFTLSAGTDAKSFDDLGIRGFGFVPLKLPPELDFAGMFHGVDERVPVDGLKFGVRVLDRFIDAS is encoded by the coding sequence GTGAGCGAGACGGACACGGCCAAGGGCGTCACCGGTGAGGACGAGGTCGTGGACCTCTGCCGCGAGCTGATCCGGTTCGACACCAGCAACTACGGCGACCACTCCGGCCCGGGCGAACGCAAGGCCGCCGAGTACGTCGCGGAGAAGCTCGCCGAGGTCGGGCTGGAACCGAAGATCTTCGAGTCGCACCCGGGCCGCGCCTCCACGGTGGCCCGCATCGAGGGCGAGGACCCGTCCCGCCCCGCCCTCCTGATCCACGGCCACCTGGACGTCGTACCGGCCAACGCGGACGACTGGACCCACCACCCCTTCTCCGGCGAGATCGCCGACGGCTGTGTGTGGGGCCGCGGGGCCGTCGACATGAAGGACATGGACGCCATGACCCTCGCGGTCGTGCGGGACCGGCTGCGCAGCGGGCGGCGGCCGCCCCGGGACATCGTCGTCGCCTTCCTCGCCGACGAGGAGGCGGGAGGCACCTACGGCGCCCGGCACCTGGTCGACCACCACCCCGACCTGTTCGAGGGCGTCACCGAGGCGATCAGCGAGGTGGGCGGGTTCTCGTTCACGGTGAACGAGCAGCGGCGGCTGTACCTGATCGAGACAGCCCAGAAGGGCATGCACTGGATGAAGCTGACCGTGGCCGGCACCGCCGGACACGGGTCGATGATCCACCGGGACAACGCCATCACCGAGCTGTCGGAGGCCGTGGCCCGGGTCGGGCGGCACAGGTTCCCGGTGCGGGTCACCAAGACCACCCGGGCCTTCCTCGACGAACTGGGCGACGCGCTCGGCACCGAGCTGGACCCGGAGGACATGGAGGCCACCCTGGCCAAGCTCGGCGGGATCGCGAAGCTGATCGGTGCGTCCCTGTCCAACACCGCCAACCCCACCCAGCTGAACGCCGGTTACAAGGTCAACGTCATCCCCGGCGAGGCCACCGCACACATCGACGGACGGTTCCTGCCGGGCCACGAGGAGGAGTTCCTCGCCGACCTCGACCGGCTGCTCGGGCCCAACATCCGCCGCGAGGACGTGCACGCCGACAAGGCGATCGAGACCACCTTCGACGGGGCGCTCGTCGAGGCCATGCAGTCCTCGCTGCTGGCCGAGGACCCGACCGCCAAGGCCATCCCCTTCACGCTCTCCGCCGGGACCGACGCCAAGTCCTTCGACGACCTCGGCATCCGCGGCTTCGGCTTCGTGCCGCTCAAGCTGCCCCCGGAGCTGGACTTCGCCGGCATGTTCCACGGTGTGGACGAGCGGGTGCCGGTGGACGGGCTGAAGTTCGGTGTGCGGGTGCTCGACCGGTTCATCGACGCGTCGTGA
- a CDS encoding AAA family ATPase: protein MADEKSVEAAAEGFDRTASADVLTRAERDRQKVVERFPLEEWSGLPLRRYALGTDDFDPDGRGGPPFCRLMEYGTDALGSMRGGSAAKHIIYRSRRSGEWRLPAPLQRANPEEAWELVRGQFLAAFTAVRVREFRAIDDMNLLSFGQALVTKSLATYFPDDFLPIYSAAHIRHFTDLLGGTGHQAYGNVRSWQANQDLLALVRRRPEFDGWHPLEVMRFLYGEFSPKPRHRGTWKIAPGQGARLWEECRAGRHIRVGWDEVGDLGDYESDTELKQALDAVWPRSTGGNLRLARQLLTYRDLEPGDRVVANRGKSEVLALGEVTGGYTYDDSYAEFRHKVPVAWDESYAQVFPSPENAWQPTFAKVPDKLLRRIREGRAALAALPVPVPEEFPAAVQDVLDALKHKGQVILFGPPGTGKTRLALSAALALAGRADAIDAPPAERAAAVAGLLPAPGASEVTGVSLVTFHPSYGYEDFVEGYKPDTASDQAGLNLKWREGIFLRICAAAEKAPEKTFLLIIDEINRGDLPRVLGELVTLLELDKRAIPVTLPISGRQVGIPPNVRIIGTMNTADRSVGHLDAAVRRRFAFLDVPPDLDSVEGSVGALDLAAFLAGLNTRLVREFGPDHQIGQAFLLREDRPVSTEEELSAVFYHDIVPQIEDHGMGRPEPLRAVLGDLVDPESGRIARMAAQDLPNKLAAEFTEPDDAVER, encoded by the coding sequence GTGGCGGACGAGAAGAGTGTGGAAGCGGCGGCCGAGGGCTTCGACCGTACGGCGTCGGCGGACGTACTGACGCGTGCCGAGCGGGACCGGCAGAAGGTCGTGGAGAGGTTCCCTCTCGAGGAATGGTCCGGTCTCCCCTTGCGCCGGTACGCGCTCGGCACGGACGACTTCGACCCCGACGGACGGGGCGGCCCCCCGTTCTGCCGGCTGATGGAATACGGGACGGACGCGCTCGGCAGCATGCGCGGCGGCAGCGCGGCGAAGCACATCATCTACCGGAGCAGGCGCAGCGGTGAGTGGCGGCTGCCTGCCCCGCTGCAGAGGGCGAACCCCGAAGAGGCCTGGGAGCTGGTGCGTGGGCAGTTCCTCGCCGCGTTCACCGCCGTGCGGGTCAGGGAATTCCGGGCCATCGACGACATGAACCTGCTGTCCTTCGGGCAGGCGCTGGTCACGAAGTCCCTGGCCACCTACTTCCCGGACGACTTCCTGCCCATCTACTCGGCCGCCCACATCAGGCACTTCACGGATCTGCTCGGCGGCACCGGGCATCAGGCCTACGGGAACGTCCGTTCCTGGCAGGCCAACCAGGACCTGCTCGCACTCGTCCGCCGCAGGCCGGAGTTCGACGGATGGCACCCCCTGGAGGTCATGCGCTTCCTGTACGGCGAGTTCTCGCCGAAGCCCCGGCACCGCGGCACCTGGAAGATCGCCCCCGGGCAGGGCGCCCGGCTGTGGGAGGAGTGCCGGGCGGGAAGGCACATCCGGGTCGGCTGGGACGAGGTCGGCGATCTCGGTGACTACGAGAGCGACACGGAGCTCAAGCAGGCGCTGGACGCCGTCTGGCCGCGGTCGACGGGCGGGAATCTGCGGCTCGCGCGGCAGCTGCTGACGTACCGCGACCTCGAACCCGGCGACCGCGTCGTCGCCAACCGGGGCAAGTCGGAGGTGCTCGCGCTCGGCGAGGTCACCGGCGGCTACACCTACGACGACTCGTACGCGGAGTTCCGGCACAAGGTTCCCGTGGCCTGGGACGAGAGCTACGCCCAGGTCTTCCCGTCGCCCGAGAACGCCTGGCAGCCCACGTTCGCGAAGGTCCCCGACAAGCTTCTGCGGCGCATCAGGGAAGGACGCGCGGCCCTGGCCGCGCTGCCGGTGCCGGTACCGGAGGAGTTTCCCGCAGCGGTGCAGGACGTGCTCGACGCGCTGAAGCACAAGGGGCAGGTGATCCTGTTCGGTCCGCCCGGCACGGGTAAGACGAGGCTGGCGCTGAGTGCCGCGCTGGCGCTGGCCGGGCGGGCGGACGCCATCGACGCGCCGCCCGCCGAACGCGCGGCCGCCGTGGCGGGGCTGCTTCCCGCCCCGGGTGCCTCCGAGGTGACCGGCGTTTCCCTGGTCACCTTCCATCCGTCGTACGGCTACGAGGACTTCGTCGAGGGATACAAGCCCGATACGGCCTCGGACCAGGCCGGGCTGAACCTCAAGTGGCGCGAGGGGATCTTCCTGCGGATCTGCGCGGCGGCCGAGAAGGCGCCCGAGAAGACGTTCCTCCTGATCATCGACGAGATCAACCGGGGCGACCTGCCGCGGGTCCTCGGCGAGCTCGTCACACTGCTGGAGCTCGACAAGCGGGCGATCCCGGTGACCCTGCCCATCAGCGGGCGGCAGGTCGGCATTCCGCCCAACGTCCGGATCATCGGCACGATGAACACCGCGGACCGCAGCGTCGGCCACCTGGACGCGGCCGTCCGGCGGCGCTTCGCGTTCCTGGACGTGCCGCCGGATCTGGACTCCGTCGAGGGCTCCGTGGGCGCGCTCGACCTCGCGGCGTTCCTCGCCGGGCTGAATACGAGGCTGGTCCGCGAGTTCGGTCCCGACCATCAGATCGGTCAGGCGTTCCTGCTGCGCGAAGACCGGCCCGTCAGCACGGAGGAGGAGCTCAGCGCCGTCTTCTACCACGACATCGTGCCGCAGATCGAGGACCACGGCATGGGCCGGCCCGAGCCGTTGCGGGCCGTTCTGGGCGACCTCGTCGACCCGGAGTCCGGCCGTATCGCCCGGATGGCGGCGCAGGACCTCCCCAACAAGCTCGCGGCCGAGTTCACGGAGCCGGACGATGCCGTCGAGCGGTGA
- a CDS encoding 5-methylcytosine restriction system specificity protein McrC, producing MPSSGERRPGLRDVLLEEHKSVLLEPGDLTEADLRVLTALLDKDRLRLQRTPAGWKLRAKSTVGVLRLERVRLVVAPKMAISGARLMSWLCYASDTRLPLDGPAPRKWLTGTAGYAAVVPHALLAECRALLDEGLRRDYVRTEQVRPVLRGQLDLRAQLTHRYGAVDRLHVRNFERRVDIWENLICGAALRAAIPLAADANLALALRDLAARFPRPQLPATAPRLLARARYTRLNSRYRPAHTWAGLVLGGGGVTDLLHDRGLPAGSLLLRTDRLWEVVVRRMAARAAREFGGRHVEVAEVPAIRTSDEAGPYPQPFRPDALVRFEDPRTRFLPVDAKYIGYDGRRLSAENRHQLLTYIAGYTTADAPLAALVHPSPQGATSRTVRIDGPGGRHLGTIRVLGIDTRLAPDQAAQPLRELVAEFAAGGGS from the coding sequence ATGCCGTCGAGCGGTGAGCGCCGCCCGGGGCTCAGGGACGTCCTGCTGGAGGAACACAAGTCCGTTCTTCTGGAGCCCGGCGACCTCACCGAGGCCGATCTGCGCGTCCTCACCGCGCTCCTCGACAAGGACCGGCTCCGGCTGCAGCGGACACCGGCCGGCTGGAAGCTGAGGGCGAAGTCCACGGTCGGGGTCCTCAGGCTGGAGCGCGTGCGTCTGGTCGTCGCTCCGAAGATGGCCATCTCCGGTGCCCGGCTGATGTCCTGGCTCTGCTACGCGAGCGACACCCGGCTGCCGCTCGACGGCCCGGCCCCCAGGAAGTGGCTGACGGGCACGGCCGGTTACGCCGCCGTCGTCCCGCACGCCCTGCTCGCCGAGTGCCGGGCGCTGCTCGACGAGGGGCTGCGGCGTGACTACGTACGGACCGAGCAGGTGCGGCCGGTGCTGCGCGGGCAGCTGGACCTGCGGGCACAGCTGACGCACCGGTACGGCGCCGTCGACCGGTTGCACGTGCGGAACTTCGAACGGCGCGTGGACATCTGGGAGAACCTGATCTGCGGTGCCGCGCTGCGCGCGGCGATACCGCTGGCCGCCGACGCGAACCTGGCCCTGGCCCTGCGGGACCTGGCCGCACGCTTCCCCCGGCCACAGCTGCCGGCGACGGCCCCGCGCCTGCTGGCCCGCGCCCGCTACACCCGGCTCAACTCCCGTTACCGGCCTGCCCACACCTGGGCCGGGCTGGTCCTGGGCGGCGGCGGGGTCACCGATCTGCTGCACGACCGCGGCCTGCCCGCGGGGAGCCTGCTGCTGCGGACGGACCGGCTCTGGGAGGTGGTCGTGCGGCGGATGGCCGCGCGGGCGGCGCGGGAGTTCGGCGGGCGGCACGTGGAGGTCGCCGAGGTCCCCGCGATCAGGACGAGCGACGAGGCCGGCCCGTACCCGCAGCCCTTCCGGCCCGACGCCCTCGTGCGGTTCGAGGATCCGCGGACGCGCTTCCTGCCCGTCGACGCCAAGTACATCGGGTACGACGGGAGGCGGCTCAGCGCCGAGAACCGGCATCAGCTCCTCACGTACATCGCCGGATACACGACAGCGGACGCCCCGCTCGCCGCCCTCGTCCACCCCAGCCCGCAGGGCGCCACGAGCCGGACCGTGCGCATCGACGGACCGGGCGGGCGGCATCTGGGGACGATCAGGGTCCTGGGCATCGACACCCGGCTGGCCCCCGACCAGGCGGCACAGCCGCTGCGGGAGCTCGTCGCGGAGTTCGCGGCGGGCGGCGGCAGCTGA